cagatacttaactgactgaaccacccaggtgcccccacactttTGTTTTTGACCAAGTTCCCTCAGTCATAGATTCACAAGAAGATTGTCCACAAGAAGATTGCTATGGAAATTTAATAATTGATAGAGTCCAAATACAAAATTAAGAACTGTAATGAACAtctttgttttcccctaaatttctgtggtttcatcctctacaataaaaaaaaactagtatAGCTGTCCTTTTTTCTCACAGACATTATTTTGAAGGGATTTTTGTTTGGATTGAGCAGACTTTTGTTGCTTGTATTTTTCAAGGATGGGCAGTACTTGGGGACACGGTTGCCCTCAGCCCTTGACCTGATAACCTTGAGTGCCTCCCCGCAAAAAAGCCCTGGTGAATTCAGTATAATAGAGGAAAGTTTAAATGAGGAACTTAAGACTTTCTTTAAATAATTGTCTAAAAAGTAGCAAATTCTTGAAATCTAGTTGTCTTCATTTGGATCTCATCAAGTGAATGCGTGTCTTATTTGTCATTAACTCTAGATATCAGCTGATGGTTATGAAGTAGAAAATCTCATCTCTGAAGACCTGACAAAGAGAAGTCATGGTTTTAGGACAGAGTATTTCATTAAGCCACCGGTCTACGTGATAGTTTCCTTTCCCTTCAGTGTGGAAATCTGTAGGATTAACATAGACCTCACAGCTGGGGGAGGCCAGAATGTCACCGGCCTGGAAATGTACACATCTGCCTTATCCAGCAGAGCATCTTGGAATGCCCCCGAGTGTCGGACCCCGGGCCCCGCCGAGCCGTCCATCCCAGACAAGGAGGCGTTCACCTTAGTAGGCAAAGTCTTATTGAAAAACCAGAGCCAAGTGGTGTTTAGTCACAGGGGCTTCAAGGCCAGGCCACCTTTTGGCCCAATGGACGCCACACTCCCCTCTCCTGCTGTTGTGGCACAGGAGCTCTGGAATAAAGGGACTCTTTCCCTTAGCCACGTGGTCCATCTCAAGATCTGTATCACCCACGTGACAGGCAGCGGTATCCCTTGCATCAAACGATTGGAAGTGTGGGGTCAGCCAGCTAAAACCTGCTCTCAGGAGGTGATAGACAGTGTCCTGCTGGTTGCCTCAGAGAGCCTCCCTCAGGACTTGACTCTGCAGGCCCCAGCCTTGCCCATGGAGAGTGACTGTGATCCCGGAAGCCTGTCTGAGGGCCAGCAGGCCCCCTCCAGCCTGCAGGAGCTAGCCGAGGTGATTCAGGATGTGCCTGAGGAGTTCCTGGATCCCATCACCCTGGAGATCATGCCTTGCCCCATGCTGCTGCCTTCAGGCAAGGTCATCGACCAGAGCACGCTGGAAAAGTGTAACCGCAGCGAAGCCGCCTGGGGCCGAGTGCCCAGTGACCCTTTCACGGGGGTAGCCTTTACTCCAcactcccagcccctgcctcacccctccctgaAGGCCCGGATCGACCATTTCCTGCTCCAGCACTCCATTCCGGGCTGCCATCTGCTTGGGAGAGCACAGACTGCATTGGCAGTGACACCTTCTTCCATTGCTCTGCCCTCTCGGAAAAGGAAGATGGAGCAGACTGAACATGCCCCGGACAGTAGCCTTGGGGTAAACGCTTCCTGTTTTTCTACCACAAGCCTTCTGGTCTCACCCACTACCTCAGAGCACACCGCTAAGAAAATGAAAGCTGCCAGTGAACTTGGGCTGACACATATGGACTGCTCAACAGGTAATCCACGCCCTGCTTCCATGTCCGCTGCCCTCCCTGTGCTTCCCAGGTGACGCGTGGCACTATTGCCCGTGCTTTATGTTTTGCCGTCTTAAGTTATCCCAAAACTTACTGGCTTAAAGCACCACACATTCATTATCTCCTAGCTTCTCTGGTCAGGAAGCCAGGATAGTTCGGCTGGGTCACCTGCTGCGGGGTCTTCTCCAGCTGCTGTCAAAatgttggctggggctgcagcCGCTTCATGGCTTGACTGGGGAAGGATTCACTCATAAGCTCATTCCTGTGATTGTTACGGGATTCGGTTCCTGGCTGAACTATTGTTCCGAGGGCCTCTCTTCCCTGTTGGCTGGTCTTGGCTGGTGGCCAGCAGACTCGGTCTgtcctcagttccttgccacatgggcctCTCAAGGGCAGCACATAACACGGTAGCTGTGTAAGCACAAGATGGAAGTCATAGTCTTATATTACCTACTTGTGGAAGTGACATcccttcatttttgctttattctgttagaagcaagtcactaagtctggcccacactcaaggggaaggGGGTACCCTAGGGCATGAGTCTCTGGAGGTGGGTCTCATTGGGAGCCATTTCAGACACTCTCCCACACCTttgattcctattttattcagtcatgtttttaaatgtttttaattcagtgtttttatCTAAGATTGGTGGTTGAATTTTTGTCTAATGCCTTTTCAATATCAGTGGAGATGGTACTATGATTTTTCATCCTTAGATCTTTTAGTGTGAAAAAATGCATTAATAGGCTTCTTAATATTCAACCGTTATTACATTCCTGGAAAACTTCATTTGGTCATGCTTCTTTTAATGTTCTGCTTGGTTCTGTTTGCTAGCGTTTTATTTTGGGTAAATAATTTGAACTGTCGTGTACACATACCATCTCTGGTCATGTTTTGTTACCAAAGATTTGTGTGCTCCATAAGAAGAATTAAGACATTTTCCTGTACTCAACTTTAGAACAATGTAAGAGTATTAGAATAATTTCCTCTTTccatatttggtagaatttgcccaTGATTGTTAGTGCCTGGTGCTTTTGGAGATAACTCTTtgacactttctttttccttatgaaAATAAATCTGTTTAGATTTTATCATTCTTGTGATATCCTCTCTTGCTGTAAAAGCCCTATGCAAATAGTGCACTTAAAGGTTACATCTGTGTCTTCTCTGGTTTTGAGTATAGATGTTAGTCAACATGACCCCTGGAAACTCCTGGAAGCATCTGAGGTGCAGTGGGGTGAGACAAAGAAAGGTCCTTAGACCCTGATGTCTGTAAGGTCAGGTTTGTTGGTGATATAGGACCATGCTGACCTGTGCTTCAAGGCCCCAAGCAAGTCCTGCACACTGTAGACAAAATGTTCTACTCCCTACTTTGGGGCAGTTTTGTGAACCCTGATACCAGGCAGGTCTCTGGGTTCTTTTGTGGACAGCTGTCTCACTCTCCCATTGCCTTCACCCTCAGCCTACTGCTTGGCTTTCTGTGAACCACACAGAGAAGGTCCCTTAGATAGTGGAGTGGGCAGAGTGAGGTCTTTGTCATTCTACTTGGTAATGACCACTTTGCTTTActcagcaggagagagaggacgCAAATGCCCAGAGAGTGCAGGCCAGCAAACCCGCAgagcggggagggtgggggccccAGAAGGGAGGAGATGAGGAAAAGCTGCTGGCGAGGGAATGGACAGGGAGCAGGGGCACAATGGTGGGCACCTCCTTGGCCTGCAAGGAGACCTTCTGAAAGTAGGGTGCAGTTCTGCAAGTGAGCCACAAGGTGGCCCAGGCCTGCCCAGAAATCTTTCCAGGAGGAGGAAAGCTAGAGCTGGCCCAGAAACCCTGAAAGTGGTGTGGGATGGGTAGGAACGTCCCCAAGGCTTTGACTGCTGGTACTCCATCATCACAATCCACTAGCAGACGTCAGGGAGGAGTTTCTTTACATCTGCGTCCATTTGAAGTTAGAAGTACCGTTCTTGTGGTCCTCCAAGGACTTATTGCTTGGTCTTTTTTGCTGAACCTCTCTCTGGATATCGTGGTCTGTGCATCTCTTGTCAGGTCCCGTGTCCCACGAGCAGAAGCTGTCACAGAGCTTGGAAGTTGCCTTGACATCGACTCTTGGCTCCATGCCCTCCTTCACGGCTCGGCTGACCCGGGGACAGCTCCAACAGCTCGGCACAAGAGAGAGCAGCGCCTCCTGGAGGCCAGGCGCCGCCTCGGGTAACTGGGGCCCCATCCGTCTCGCCAGAGCCCGGGAGCAGAAGCCTGGGCCCtgcctctggggctcctgggacCGCCATGCCCAGCCTCCTTAGTGCCAGCAGCCAGCACCCGGGCCTCAGGGAgaactctgtctctttccttttccagggGGAGCTGAGGGGCTCCTGTGAAGTTTAACTCTTCACAAGGAGAGCTTTCTCTAGTTAACTCTTGGTAATTCTGTGGACTTAGGGCTTGGCAACTCTGCAGTGTTTTTGATAAGATCTAATATTAATTGTTCTGTCCTGAGGACTTTTGTTTCCCCTCCTTTGGTTAGTTTTCAGATCCAGTCTGTCTCCCATCTGACAGCTGGGcagtttattttaaggaagtgtGGAGAGAAGCTTGGGGGTTGTCTCCTTCGTCCCTTCCTGTTAACAGTTTCACTGGTGTTTAGAATAGAGCTGTAGCAGCTTTTGACTGAGGCAGTTTTTGCCCACAGTGAACCTGGGACCACATTAGATGATAGAATCAGTTAGGATACAAGGTGAGAGAACATGCCGGAATGCTAGGCAATTTTTACAAGATGAAGCCTGAAGGAGCCCGTGATAAGGTGTATGCTCGATTCTTGTTGCCCATCCAGAGCCAGGCCATTCTTACCTCTTCTTCTTCTCATCCacacctccctgtctctcttgttTCCATCCTGACCATCGCCAAGAACCTTCTCGTCCAGGCGACCGGTGGTTTCCACGGCTCCAGACGCAGTGGttgctctcccttcccctcccagcagTGTCTGATGCGGCTTGCCAGCCCCTCCTTCCTGAAACCCCTTCTCTCTTGGCCTTTCGGATCCTGcgctctttttctccctcttttcactGTCCCTTTGCAATTTCCACTTCTGACTCCTCTTCCAGACTCTGGTCCTGCAAACTCTTCTCTGCCCTGCCATCCCAGAGAGAACCCGCTGGCCAGTGACTGCCCATGCTCCCCGCTGtggctccttcctctccttggAACTCAGACCCTGGCCTCCCTGACAGCTGCCTGGCACCTCCATGTGGGAAACCCCTGGATAGATGTTGAGTGAAGTTCTAACTCAGAACTGCAGACACGCCCCATCACCCCATTGCTAGTAAAGAGCAGCATCTTCTCTTGGGTCAGGCCTGTAACGTGGAGATTGTCCTTGGTGTCCTTCAGCCTTCCTGACATCCATTCATCCTCAAGTCCTGTACATACTCTTCCAAAGTGGATCTCCGAGCACTCTGCTGCCACCCTGTCCCCTGTGCCgtccccttcccagcccctccctgtctctttcagCAGCCCTGCTGCTCCCGCACAGCCACTCTCACCTGTAATGTCCACCAGCGCATGGCACTTCACTTCTTAGACTCCTCCCAGGGCATCCCACTGATCCTGGAACAAAGTCTAAGCCCCTGCCGCTGGTGAAGTCCTGCGCACCCCAGCCTGCCCCCTTTGTAGCCTCACCTGAAGCCAGTCTCCGCCATCACAGCTCTGTGTCCTGTCTTTCTTTAATGGACcagccattcctttttttttttttttttgctttggtttggttttggacCAACCATTCTTTGTACttgctgtccctctctttctgcatggccggcttctttttttcccctaagagaCCACCCTTGCCCTCTCCAGAGGGGTGTGGAGTGGGGACAAAGCAGCCTCCTTAGGCTAGGGCCACAAGAGAAGGAAGCGCAGCAGGTGCAGCTTGGGGAGGCAGTGGCAGGACGTGGCCACTCCGGCCCTCATTTAGGGAGGCCCTGCGggaagcagggaaagagggagccTGCAGCACAGGAAGGGGATTGACAGGTCAGGAGGGGCTGCCAGCCTGAAGAGaagaagcaggtgccaggctcagTGGGTAACTCAGACCTCAGGCCTGCCCACGTggtgccctccctcctccttggaCCTGCCCAGCCCTGCTACACCTGCTCGCTGTCTGCTGTCTCCTTTCTTGGGTCGTCTCGCCTTTCTTGTAGTTTATGTTATCAGGATGAGCTTGTGCCTCACTCTGACCGTAGCAGCCTGTTCTAGGGGGAAGCAAATCCTGCTCAGAGACTGGGAGGGAGGGCTCAGTGCGGTCCGCTTGCCTTCAGAAGCCAGCTTTTCTTGGGCACTCACTGAAGCACCAAGATTTGATGATTGAGGGGAGGTCTCCCAGGTGTCCTGGCTCCCCAACACCCTCTCCTCCCAGAGCAGCCAGAAGTGGCCCCAGGAGGGATAAAGCCATGCCGCtgaaggggtggagggtggggaagctTCTTGTCCCACTTCAGGCTCATGCCCTGCCATCAGGACGGAGCCTGGACCAGGGGACAGCTTTCGCCTCACCTTGGCCTATTTTCCTCCCTGATTTACCAGAGCAGCCTGGGAGCATCCCGGGGCCCGAATGTGCCTCCTGCAAAAGAGCGTTTTCTCCCTACTTCAAAAAGGAGCCTGTGTACCAGCTCCCCTGTGGCCACCTCCTATGCCGGCCCTGCCTGGGTGAGAAGCAGCGCTCCCTGCCCATGACGTGCACAGCCTGCCAGAGGCCATTTGCCAGCCAGGACGTGCTGCGTGTCCACTTCTGAGTGACCGGCTCCAACCTGAGAAGACCTGTCGATGGGAGGAGctgagggagtgtgtgtgtggggttggGGGGCACGATCCCCTGAAGTCAGGCCAAATCCCAAGCACAGAGGGGCCCTTTCTTCCCCAGGGGCTTTCCCTTTGCCTCCTTCCAGAGTGTAGCACCCGGgccagagcacaggggaggggcgctCCACTCCTGCTCAAGTGGCAATAGGGTAACAAAGCCATAGTTTGGGCTAGGAGGGATAGGGGATGTATCCCTGCCCTCCTgtgcctccctgccacccccctgccagagcccagggcctgttAGAGCCAGCCCCACCCTGCCAAGGGCCCCCCGAGTTGtctgcacacacaccccagccCTGCAGGATGGACCCGAGTGGAGCATGAGAGACCATGGCTTGAGAGCTCAAGGACAGCCTCCGCCCGTGGGGTCACCTAGAGTGTTCCGTGGCTGGAGTCTGCGGTGAGTGACTCAGCCCCCGACTGGCAGATGACTCTGAGCCTTAATAAAGCGATGGTTGACGTCTGTCCTCTGTGGACTTCCTCCTGACAGAGTGCCTGTCAGTGTCGTCATACTTCTGTCCCCACCGGCACCCACACAAAGTGGGACCATCATAAGGGCAGCCTCAAGCAGTCAGTGCAACCCTGTCTGGCTGCAATTCAGGTCAATGGCCTGAAGGGACGAGAAGTCACGTTTTCGATGCTTGGCATGTGTGAGGGTTTGCACGTGGGTGTGCACGCAGGGTGGGTTGGGCACCCTCCCTTGGGCCGGTGTGGCACAGGCTTCCCTCATCTTGGCGGAGCCTGTGCACTGCCCTCTGAGAACAGAGCTTTTCTGTACGGGGCCCATTCTGGGAAAAGTGCTTGTTTATAGGCTGCATTGTTTTCATTCAAATATCAGTTCTGTGGCATCCCCGAGGGAACGTATGTATTCCTACAACTGTTTACTGTGTGGAAGAGGTTCTACTCCCTGGAAGGACGGCAGTGAGAAAATGCACCAGGCTGTTCCCCGTGCCCTGGAGGATGTCAGGAGGGAGTTCACCTTGAGTCCTCAGGGCCATAAGCTGCCCAGAAATCCCAGccgcctgctcccctcccctcccacaggccTGCAGCTCATGCTCCAGGGGGACCCCAGGGATTGACCCCGGGAAGGAGGGAGCTGATTAAAAACTCAGATTCTTGAGTCCCGGGAATTTAGAGATCTGGGGGTGGGGTTAGAGATTCCGGGGGTATTTGTGCTCCTCAAAGGAAATTCCTTCCCTTGACACAGCCTCACTTGAGACTTCAGAGTCTGCACTGCTGGCCTTTCCTCTGAGCTGCTCTTTGGCTTCAAATGGCCTGGCCTTACCCTCCTTGCTTGTGTTCTAAGAAAAGCCCCAGCATTCGGAGCAAAAgcactgctgggggtggggggatggctgcCCTCAGCCTGTGGTGGCCTCAGGGGAGCAGCCAACCTGAAGCAGGTTCACTACTCAGGAGCCCTTCTCTCTGGGGGGCGTCCTGTGAGCCCCACCCCAGGGAGCCAGAGGAAGCCCCTTCCCGTGTGGGGTCTACATAAGGCACATCCAGATGGGGGCAGAGTTTTCTCCCTCCAGCGGAGGGGCCTGGTGATCTGCATTTG
This genomic window from Panthera uncia isolate 11264 unplaced genomic scaffold, Puncia_PCG_1.0 HiC_scaffold_1627, whole genome shotgun sequence contains:
- the LOC125917255 gene encoding RING finger protein 37 isoform X2, with the translated sequence MVINLCLPQFRPRIYCNKISADGYEVENLISEDLTKRSHGFRTEYFIKPPVYVIVSFPFSVEICRINIDLTAGGGQNVTGLEMYTSALSSRASWNAPECRTPGPAEPSIPDKEAFTLVGKVLLKNQSQVVFSHRGFKARPPFGPMDATLPSPAVVAQELWNKGTLSLSHVVHLKICITHVTGSGIPCIKRLEVWGQPAKTCSQEVIDSVLLVASESLPQDLTLQAPALPMESDCDPGSLSEGQQAPSSLQELAEVIQDVPEEFLDPITLEIMPCPMLLPSGKVIDQSTLEKCNRSEAAWGRVPSDPFTGVAFTPHSQPLPHPSLKARIDHFLLQHSIPGCHLLGRAQTALAVTPSSIALPSRKRKMEQTEHAPDSSLGVNASCFSTTSLLVSPTTSEHTAKKMKAASELGLTHMDCSTGPVSHEQKLSQSLEVALTSTLGSMPSFTARLTRGQLQQLGTRESSASWRPGAASAWEHPGARMCLLQKSVFSLLQKGACVPAPLWPPPMPALPG
- the LOC125917255 gene encoding RING finger protein 37 isoform X1; this translates as MVINLCLPQFRPRIYCNKISADGYEVENLISEDLTKRSHGFRTEYFIKPPVYVIVSFPFSVEICRINIDLTAGGGQNVTGLEMYTSALSSRASWNAPECRTPGPAEPSIPDKEAFTLVGKVLLKNQSQVVFSHRGFKARPPFGPMDATLPSPAVVAQELWNKGTLSLSHVVHLKICITHVTGSGIPCIKRLEVWGQPAKTCSQEVIDSVLLVASESLPQDLTLQAPALPMESDCDPGSLSEGQQAPSSLQELAEVIQDVPEEFLDPITLEIMPCPMLLPSGKVIDQSTLEKCNRSEAAWGRVPSDPFTGVAFTPHSQPLPHPSLKARIDHFLLQHSIPGCHLLGRAQTALAVTPSSIALPSRKRKMEQTEHAPDSSLGVNASCFSTTSLLVSPTTSEHTAKKMKAASELGLTHMDCSTGPVSHEQKLSQSLEVALTSTLGSMPSFTARLTRGQLQQLGTRESSASWRPGAASEQPGSIPGPECASCKRAFSPYFKKEPVYQLPCGHLLCRPCLGEKQRSLPMTCTACQRPFASQDVLRVHF